A single window of Grus americana isolate bGruAme1 chromosome 6, bGruAme1.mat, whole genome shotgun sequence DNA harbors:
- the DES gene encoding desmin yields the protein MSQSYSSSQRVSSYRRTFGGASPVFSRASFGGKGSSGSSVTSRVYQVSRTSAVPSLSSFRTTRVTPLRSYQSAYQGAGELLDFSLADAMNQEFLQTRTNEKVELQELNDRFANYIEKVRFLEQQNALMVAEVNRLRGKEPTRVAEMYEEELRELRRQVDLLTSQRARVEVERDNLLDDLQKLKQRLQEEIQLKEEAENNLAAFRADVDAATLARIDLERRIESLQEEIAFLKKVHEEEIRELQAQLQEQHIQVEMDISKPDLTAALRDIRAQYESIAAKNIAEAEEWYKSKVSDLTQAANKNNDALRQAKQEMLEYRHQIQSYTCEIDALKGTNDSLMRQMREMEERFAGEAGGYQDTIARLEEEIRHLKDEMARHLREYQDLLNVKMALDVEIATYRKLLEGEENRISIPMHQTFASALNFRETSPEQRGSEVHTKKTVMIKTIETRDGEVVSEATQQQHEVL from the exons ATGAGCCAGTCCTACTCCTCCAGCCAGCGGGTCTCTTCCTACCGCCGCACCTTCGGCGGCGCCTCCCCGGTCTTCTCCCGCGCCTCTTTTGGGGGCAAGggcagcagcggcagctccGTCACCTCCCGTGTCTACCAGGTGTCCCGCACCTCGGCTGTCCCCAGCCTGTCCAGCTTCCGCACCACCCGCGTGACGCCCCTGCGCTCCTACCAAAGTGCCTACCAAGGTGCCGGCGAGCTGCTGGACTTCAGCCTGGCCGATGCCATGAACCAGGAGTTCCTCCAGACCCGCACCAACGAGAAGGTGGAACTGCAGGAGCTCAATGACCGCTTCGCCAACTACATCGAGAAGGTGCGTTTCTTGGAGCAGCAGAATGCCCTCATGGTGGCCGAGGTGAACCGCCTGCGGGGCAAGGAGCCCACCCGCGTGGCTGAGATGTACGAGGAGGAGCTGCGGGAGCTCCGGCGCCAGGTGGACCTGCTCACCAGCCAGCGGGCCCGCGTCGAGGTTGAGCGTGACAACCTGCTCGATGACCTGCAGAAGCTCAAGCAGAG GCTGCAAGAGGAGATCCAGCTGAAGGAGGAGGCTGAGAACAACCTGGCTGCTTTCAGAGCC GACGTGGACGCAGCCACGCTGGCACGCATCGACCTAGAAAGACGCATCGAATCCCTGCAGGAGGAGATCGCCTTCCTCAAGAAGGTGCACGAAGAG GAAATCCGGGAGCTGCAGgctcagctgcaggagcagcacatCCAGGTGGAGATGGACATCTCCAAGCCCGACCTGACGGCTGCACTGCGGGACATCCGTGCCCAGTACGAAAGCATCGCTGCCAAGAACATCGCCGAGGCTGAGGAGTGGTACAAGTCCAAG GTGTCTGACCTGACGCAGGCGGCCAACAAGAACAATGATGCGCTGCGGCAGGCAAAACAGGAGATGCTGGAGTACCGGCACCAGATCCAGTCCTACACCTGCGAGATCGATGCCCTCAAGGGCACG aACGACTCGCTGATGCGCCAGATGCGGGAGATGGAGGAGCGCTTTGCGGGGGAGGCCGGTGGGTACCAGGACACCATTGCCCGTCTGGAGGAGGAGATCCGGCACCTGAAGGACGAGATGGCCCGGCACTTGCGTGAGTACCAGGACCTGCTCAACGTCAAGATGGCCCTGGACGTGGAGATCGCTACATACCGCAAGCTGCTGGAGGGCGAGGAGAACCG GATCAGCATCCCCATGCACCAGACCTTCGCCTCTGCACTCAATTTCCGAG AGACCAGCCCAGAGCAGCGCGGCTCCGAGGTGCACACCAAAAAGACCGTGATGATCAAAACCATCGAAACCCGCGACGGGGAG GTGGTGAGCGAGGCgacccagcagcagcatgaagtGCTGTAG